The Mesorhizobium koreense genome includes a window with the following:
- a CDS encoding orotate phosphoribosyltransferase — MFSNSFPDRELIARTVARMLIEIEAVHFRADQPYTFTSGLASPVYIDCRKLISYPRVRSALMDFAASLVFRSVGFEQFDVVAGGETAGIPFAAWLSDKMGLPMVYVRKKPKGFGRNAQIEGSLSEGARVLLVEDLTTDGGSKLKFAEAIGHAGAKVSDTFAVFYYDIFPETPARLEAAGMRLHYLATWWDVLKVCREERRFDVATLTEVERFLKAPIAWSSAHGGISELK; from the coding sequence ATGTTCTCCAATAGTTTTCCCGACCGCGAATTGATCGCGCGGACCGTCGCCCGCATGCTGATCGAGATCGAGGCGGTGCATTTCCGCGCCGACCAGCCCTATACCTTCACCTCGGGCCTTGCGAGCCCGGTCTACATCGACTGCCGCAAGCTGATCTCCTATCCGCGCGTGCGCTCCGCGCTGATGGACTTCGCCGCCTCGCTTGTGTTCCGCTCGGTCGGCTTCGAGCAGTTCGACGTGGTGGCCGGCGGCGAGACGGCGGGCATTCCTTTCGCCGCCTGGCTGTCGGACAAGATGGGCCTGCCGATGGTCTATGTGCGCAAGAAGCCGAAGGGGTTCGGGCGCAACGCCCAGATCGAGGGCAGCCTCAGCGAGGGGGCGCGCGTGCTCCTGGTCGAGGATTTGACCACCGACGGCGGCTCCAAGCTGAAATTCGCCGAGGCGATCGGCCATGCCGGGGCGAAGGTCTCCGACACGTTCGCGGTCTTCTACTACGACATTTTCCCGGAGACGCCGGCCAGGCTCGAAGCCGCCGGCATGCGGCTGCACTACCTCGCCACCTGGTGGGACGTGCTCAAGGTGTGCCGCGAGGAACGGCGCTTCGACGTCGCAACCCTGACCGAGGTGGAGCGCTTCCTCAAAGCCCCCATCGCCTGGTCCTCCGCCCATGGCGGCATCTCCGAACTGAAGTGA
- a CDS encoding SDR family NAD(P)-dependent oxidoreductase, translated as MSEERIAVITGAARGIGLAVAKRLAAKGDRIVGIDLQEELLKKSMASIGGGKKAIAIAADISRPEEVEKAFAKITAEVGAPEVLVNCAGITGKTGMPTHEVDLEDFDRVYRINLYAAFLLTRAAVKAMLPNGKGRILHVASIAGKEGNAGMLAYSATKAGLIGMVKSAGKDYAETGITINALAPAVIRTDMVAAMPEHQVKYMTDKIPMKRTGELDEAAAMIDFIVSPECSFTTGFTFDLTGGRATY; from the coding sequence ATGAGCGAAGAGAGGATCGCGGTCATCACCGGCGCGGCGCGCGGCATCGGACTCGCGGTGGCGAAGCGGCTGGCCGCTAAGGGCGACCGGATCGTCGGCATCGACCTTCAGGAAGAACTGCTGAAGAAATCCATGGCTTCCATCGGCGGCGGGAAGAAGGCCATCGCCATCGCCGCCGACATCTCGCGACCCGAGGAGGTCGAGAAGGCTTTCGCCAAGATCACTGCGGAAGTCGGCGCGCCGGAGGTGCTGGTCAATTGCGCTGGCATCACCGGCAAGACGGGCATGCCGACGCACGAGGTCGATCTCGAGGATTTCGACCGCGTCTATCGCATCAACCTCTACGCCGCCTTCCTGCTGACCCGCGCGGCGGTGAAGGCCATGCTCCCTAACGGCAAGGGGCGCATCCTGCATGTCGCCTCGATCGCGGGCAAGGAAGGCAATGCCGGCATGCTCGCCTATTCGGCGACCAAGGCCGGGCTGATCGGCATGGTGAAGAGCGCCGGCAAGGATTATGCCGAGACCGGCATCACCATCAACGCGCTGGCGCCGGCGGTGATCCGCACCGACATGGTGGCGGCCATGCCCGAGCATCAGGTCAAGTACATGACCGACAAGATCCCGATGAAGCGCACGGGCGAACTCGACGAGGCAGCCGCGATGATCGACTTCATCGTCTCGCCGGAATGCTCCTTCACCACCGGCTTCACCTTTGACCTGACCGGCGGCCGCGCCACCTACTGA
- a CDS encoding O-antigen ligase family protein — protein sequence MESFALYALFILSLWAPDVTTAFGAKAELLKYALFLAASGLIIVHSYRTRGLTVSLAGDWTFLIAFLSYTALSAFWSEGSTNAFIKAMLVLSAMLVSIAIARMKRMDEILPILYRCLVVFVVLSLIVVILFPGRGIETGWELEGDWRGIAGQKNGLGYISALVLVATLALPLSGKPGQRWGAWLSRLAIMSVAAICLVNSGSRGGLLAAGVGIGSIVLAHLPRVMQRVVFLVSIALVVPLVNLIVPTLELTADKIGVLGTTINTSNRTTLWFYGLDQLGHRMLLGFGIEGFWTPERIQAFKDIYGWVLDNFHNGYITILIGGGIVGILLLLLAILFIVLLFMVSIGNLRDPYLTLAFGYTNMFLVGNLVENELGRSTSPQFIMFLILAFALRPYVSRIAGVPDASGLAHPKAVPA from the coding sequence ATGGAGAGCTTCGCCCTCTACGCGCTCTTCATCCTGTCGCTGTGGGCGCCCGACGTCACGACCGCGTTCGGGGCGAAGGCGGAACTGCTTAAATATGCCCTCTTCCTGGCCGCCTCTGGGCTCATCATCGTCCATTCCTACCGTACCAGGGGATTGACCGTCTCGCTCGCCGGCGACTGGACGTTTCTCATCGCCTTCCTGTCCTACACGGCGCTCTCGGCCTTCTGGAGCGAGGGTTCCACGAATGCCTTCATAAAGGCGATGCTGGTGCTGTCGGCCATGCTGGTCTCGATCGCCATCGCGCGGATGAAGCGCATGGACGAGATTCTCCCGATTCTCTACCGCTGCCTGGTCGTCTTCGTGGTGCTGTCGCTGATCGTGGTGATCCTCTTTCCGGGCAGGGGCATCGAAACCGGCTGGGAACTCGAAGGGGACTGGCGCGGCATTGCCGGCCAGAAGAACGGCCTCGGCTACATCTCGGCGCTGGTTCTGGTCGCCACGCTGGCGCTGCCGCTTTCCGGCAAGCCGGGACAACGCTGGGGCGCCTGGTTATCGCGGCTGGCGATCATGTCGGTAGCGGCGATTTGCCTCGTCAATTCGGGCTCGCGCGGCGGTCTGCTGGCGGCTGGCGTCGGCATCGGCTCGATCGTGCTCGCGCATCTTCCGCGCGTCATGCAGCGTGTCGTCTTCCTGGTTTCCATCGCGCTTGTCGTGCCGCTGGTGAACCTGATCGTTCCGACCCTGGAACTGACCGCCGACAAGATCGGCGTCCTCGGGACGACGATCAACACGTCCAACCGCACCACGCTGTGGTTCTACGGACTGGACCAACTCGGCCATCGCATGCTTCTGGGCTTCGGGATAGAAGGCTTCTGGACTCCGGAACGCATACAGGCCTTCAAGGATATCTACGGCTGGGTGCTCGACAATTTCCACAATGGCTACATCACCATCCTCATCGGGGGCGGCATTGTCGGCATCCTGCTCCTGCTGCTCGCCATCCTGTTCATCGTGCTTTTGTTCATGGTCTCGATCGGCAATCTCAGGGACCCGTATCTGACGCTCGCCTTCGGCTACACGAACATGTTCCTGGTCGGCAATCTGGTGGAGAACGAACTCGGCCGCTCGACTTCGCCCCAGTTCATCATGTTCCTCATCCTGGCTTTCGCGCTTCGCCCATACGTCTCGCGGATCGCCGGCGTGCCGGACGCGTCCGGTCTGGCCCACCCGAAAGCCGTTCCTGCATAG
- a CDS encoding GumC family protein gives MLEGEAAAEQANHAGIGPETVASYLQIDLPRLLFWLRRGVKWIALAALIGLIVGMAYAKLAKPRYTVTTDILIDPSGLQIVSNDLFGQSEQKDALLLNVESKRQTLISGSVLLRAIEALDLEDDPEFVPPPSLLSSVRGLFGGSGSGVQRSPKITALETLQKRLTARRDERSFVVTMSVWTWDASKSIRVSEAIIKAFREELVAADTAGARRSVDALTVRIGELKDDVNKADEAVQAFRREHKLQSSQGELISSRSMSQINQQLVEARQRLIAAESRYRELSSSHAADAAATQSTTIAALRAQYAALKSKVAAQSRVLGPLHPQVVQEGSSLSALQAEIDAEVKRVVLAAKNELEQARSNVTALETEAASAGKDVFTDNDAQVKLRELTRESSAKAAIYESFLLRAREISERQKLDTTNIRVISPAVLPKSRSWPPGTIQVGGFGAMAGMVLGILGVLGFGIASDMGHAPSPRILLPSREKADRRRRETVREPEAHKPPPPIAPSLPRNGRGGSLLNI, from the coding sequence ATGCTCGAAGGCGAGGCGGCAGCAGAGCAGGCAAACCATGCCGGCATCGGCCCGGAGACCGTCGCCAGCTATCTCCAGATCGACCTTCCCCGTCTGCTTTTCTGGCTGCGCAGAGGCGTGAAATGGATCGCGCTTGCCGCGTTGATCGGGCTCATCGTCGGCATGGCCTATGCCAAACTGGCGAAGCCGCGCTACACGGTGACCACCGATATCCTGATCGATCCGAGCGGCCTTCAGATCGTGTCGAACGACCTTTTCGGCCAGAGCGAGCAGAAGGACGCGCTTCTCCTCAATGTCGAAAGCAAGCGCCAGACACTTATCTCGGGCAGCGTGCTTCTGAGGGCTATCGAGGCGCTCGATCTGGAGGACGATCCCGAATTCGTGCCGCCGCCTTCACTGTTATCCAGCGTCCGCGGCCTTTTTGGCGGCAGCGGCAGCGGCGTGCAGCGCAGCCCGAAGATCACCGCGCTCGAAACCCTGCAGAAGCGGCTGACGGCGCGGCGCGATGAGCGGTCCTTCGTCGTCACCATGTCGGTATGGACCTGGGATGCCAGTAAGTCGATCCGGGTTTCCGAGGCCATCATCAAGGCGTTCAGGGAAGAACTCGTGGCGGCGGATACTGCCGGCGCAAGGCGTTCCGTCGATGCGCTGACGGTTCGCATCGGTGAGTTGAAGGACGATGTGAACAAGGCTGATGAAGCCGTGCAGGCGTTCCGGCGTGAGCACAAGCTGCAGTCGAGTCAGGGCGAACTTATCAGTTCGCGCTCCATGTCGCAGATCAACCAGCAGCTTGTCGAGGCGCGGCAAAGGCTGATCGCGGCCGAATCGCGTTATCGTGAGCTTTCCTCGTCGCATGCGGCAGACGCCGCCGCCACGCAATCGACCACGATCGCGGCGCTGCGCGCGCAATACGCGGCGCTGAAATCCAAGGTCGCGGCACAGTCCAGGGTACTCGGCCCCTTGCATCCGCAGGTCGTGCAGGAGGGCTCCTCGCTCAGTGCCCTTCAGGCGGAGATCGACGCCGAGGTCAAGCGCGTCGTGCTTGCGGCGAAGAACGAGCTTGAACAGGCGCGCTCGAACGTGACGGCGCTGGAGACCGAGGCGGCCTCCGCCGGCAAGGACGTGTTCACCGACAATGACGCGCAGGTGAAGCTCAGGGAGCTCACCCGCGAATCCTCGGCGAAGGCGGCGATCTACGAATCCTTCCTGCTGCGCGCGCGGGAGATTTCCGAGCGTCAGAAGCTCGACACCACCAACATACGCGTCATCTCGCCGGCGGTGCTGCCCAAGAGCCGAAGCTGGCCGCCCGGCACGATCCAGGTCGGCGGGTTCGGCGCCATGGCGGGGATGGTGCTGGGCATCCTCGGCGTTCTCGGCTTCGGCATCGCATCCGATATGGGCCACGCTCCGTCGCCCCGGATCCTGCTGCCGTCGAGAGAGAAAGCGGACCGTCGTCGCCGCGAGACGGTCAGGGAGCCGGAGGCACACAAACCGCCTCCCCCCATCGCGCCTTCCTTGCCGCGCAACGGGCGCGGCGGATCGCTTCTCAATATATAA